In Tsuneonella sp. CC-YZS046, the genomic window GCTGGCCAAGTTCGGCGTCAGGACAGGCAAGGTCGAGCTGGATCTCGGCACGCTCCAGGGCGAGAAGGCGACCGCGGTCAAGGAACTGACCGGCGGCATCGAATATCTGTTCAAGAAGAACAAGGTCACCTGGCTCAAGGGCAAGGCCGCGTTCAAGGACGCGCATAGCGTGGATGTGGCGGGCGAAACGGTGACGGCGAAGAATATCGTCATCGCCACCGGCTCTTCCGTCACTCCCCTGCCGGGCGTGGAAGTGGACAACGCCAAGGGGATCGTCGTCGATTCCACCGGCGCGCTGGCTCTGGACCGGGTGCCGAACCATCTCGTCGTCATCGGCGGCGGGGTGATCGGCCTGGAACTCGGCTCGGTCTGGCGCAGGCTCGGCGCGAAGGTCACGGTGGTCGAATACCTCGACCAGCTCCTGCCCGGGATGGACGGCGAAATCCGCAAGGAAGCAGGCAAGCTGTTCAAGAAGCAGGGCCTGGAACTCAGGCTTTCGACCAAGGTCACCGGCGCAGCCGTGAAGGGCAAGATAGCCACGCTGACCATCGAACCGGCTGCCGGCGGCGACGCGGAAACGCTGGAAGCCGATTGCGTGCTGGTGGCGATCGGCCGCCGTCCGAACACCGAAGGGCTGGGCCTGGAAGCGATCGGACTGGAAACCAATCAGCGCGGCCAGATCGAAACCGATCATGATTTCCGCACGCGGGTGGATGGCGTGTGGGCCATCGGCGACGTGATTCCCGGCCCGATGCTGGCGCACAAGGCGGAAGACGAAGGCATCGCCGTGGCCGAGAATATCGCCGGCCAGCACGGCATCGTGAACCATGCCGTGATCCCCAGCGTGGTCTATACCATGCCGGAGATCGCCGGTGTCGGCCTGACCGAGGAAGCCGCGAAGGAAGCCGGCCACGCAATCAAGGTCGGCAAGTTCCCGATGGCGGCCAACAGCCGCGCCAAGACCAATCGCGATACCGAAGGATTGGTGAAGGTGATCGCCGATGCCGAAACCGACCGCGTGCTGGGCGTGTGGTGCATCGCCTCCCTTGCGGGAACGATGATCGCCCAGGCGGCCCAGGCGATGGAATTCGGCGCCCTGTCCGAAGACATCGCCTATACCTGCCATGCCCATCCGACGCATTCCGAAGCGATCAAGGAAGCGGCGATGGCGGTGCGGGGCAAGCCCATCCATATCTGAGGGATCGGGCCGGTGGCTCCGACCGTTCTTCCACCCGTTCTCGATCTCGCCGGCACAGCGGTGTTCGCACTGTCGGGCGCCTTGCTGGCGGCGCGCCTGCGCCAGAGCTTCGTGACGATGAGCTTCTTCGCGCTCTCCTCGGGCGTGGGCGGCGGCTCGGTGCGCGATGCCATGATCGGCGTGCCCGTCTTCTGGCTGCACGATCCTTACATCGCGCCGGTGATCTTCGCGGTGGTGCTGGTGGCCTGGTTCACGCCGCATCGCTGGTGGGAAGGCCGTTTGCTCGAATGGGCGGACGCCGCCGGAATGGCGGCCTTTTCCGTGCTCGGCACGGCCAAGGCGCTCGCCTATGGAGTGGCCCCCTTCCCCGCCATCATCATGGGCGTGTTCACCGGCTGCATCGGCGGGGTCATCCGCGATGTGCTGGCGGGACTGCCATCGATCATCATGCGCCCGGAACTCTACGTCACAGCCGCCGCCCTTGCTGCAGCCCTGTGCGCGACCGGCACCCTGCTCGCATTGCCGGACGGCATCGT contains:
- the lpdA gene encoding dihydrolipoyl dehydrogenase produces the protein MADYDYDVLVIGAGPGGYVAAIRAAQLGLKTACAESRETLGGTCLNVGCIPSKALLHGSELFEEAAHGTLAKFGVRTGKVELDLGTLQGEKATAVKELTGGIEYLFKKNKVTWLKGKAAFKDAHSVDVAGETVTAKNIVIATGSSVTPLPGVEVDNAKGIVVDSTGALALDRVPNHLVVIGGGVIGLELGSVWRRLGAKVTVVEYLDQLLPGMDGEIRKEAGKLFKKQGLELRLSTKVTGAAVKGKIATLTIEPAAGGDAETLEADCVLVAIGRRPNTEGLGLEAIGLETNQRGQIETDHDFRTRVDGVWAIGDVIPGPMLAHKAEDEGIAVAENIAGQHGIVNHAVIPSVVYTMPEIAGVGLTEEAAKEAGHAIKVGKFPMAANSRAKTNRDTEGLVKVIADAETDRVLGVWCIASLAGTMIAQAAQAMEFGALSEDIAYTCHAHPTHSEAIKEAAMAVRGKPIHI
- a CDS encoding trimeric intracellular cation channel family protein: MAPTVLPPVLDLAGTAVFALSGALLAARLRQSFVTMSFFALSSGVGGGSVRDAMIGVPVFWLHDPYIAPVIFAVVLVAWFTPHRWWEGRLLEWADAAGMAAFSVLGTAKALAYGVAPFPAIIMGVFTGCIGGVIRDVLAGLPSIIMRPELYVTAAALAAALCATGTLLALPDGIVWSVAAAAGFALRGAALIWKIELPPYSR